In Daphnia pulicaria isolate SC F1-1A chromosome 9, SC_F0-13Bv2, whole genome shotgun sequence, the genomic stretch tttttttaaatcaaaatttgggGTCAGATTAGAATGTTTTGCTTTCTCTtcgagtttcttctttttacgttTGACAAGACATCCATCATCAGGCAACGTCTTATTAAACCGGTCCGGCAAAAAGCGATAAATCAGTCTAAATCGTCTGGTAGAACCATGACCAATAAGAGAGTCACCATCAAATTATTATGGTGGGATTTCCATACAAGCCAGAGTgacgtcatttttttgttggaaaaCTCATTAAGCAGAACACGTGTCATTCCATTCTTTAATTTCGTGAGGGCATTAAACACATGACTGTCCTTGCGAGAAAAATCTATCGCTAATTAAGTTTAGAAAATCTACAAATTTCTTAAGTTTAGTACGGTAACACCGAATTTGTTTACAgttgtttggttgtttgttACGGTGCGTGAATCCGCGCACCTTGGACGAACTAAATTGTTTCCTCGGtcggcaaaaataaaaagatcgtTCCGTGTATTATTGCCGGGCAGGCGGTCCTTCTTCAAGGTTTTGCCATGAAATCTAAGACGAGGGCGTCATCAATGCCGCGTGCTCATCGGTCCGTGCATGTTCCCTCATATAAATACCGGCTGTCTGCGAGTTCCACTGTTATCAGTTGCTCCTTCAAGCAATTCGACAATAGCAGAGCTCACAGCTATTTagcaccaaaaaaaaacaacaaatcagtTGACATGGCCAAATTCGCTGTAAGTTAAcaacaaatttcttctttctttcctttttttttttaaatttgaatttggcgccgtGCATCTTCTGTATCTGTCCacaatttccgaaattttttcAGACCGCTTTAGTTTTCGTCGCTCTCGCAGCCTTCGCCATGGCTGATGGCCCATATTCCTATGAACGTCCCTACGAGTCCtacggagagaaaaaaggatacGATGCTTCCCCTGACTCCTACCACAAGAAAGATAGCTACGGTTATGGTGCCTCCCACGATGACTACGGATACAACAAGAAGCCAAGCCACTACGAGGCCGTCCCTTACTATTCCGGCAAAAAAGATTACTACACTTCCCCTTACGACTACAACAAGAAAGATAGCTACGGTTATGATGCCCCCTTCCCAGTCACCTATTACAAGCCCAGCACCGGCTATGAATCCCCCTCATACGGTTACAGCAAATACGAGAAACCCAAGTCTTACGGCGGCTACTCACCAAGCTATTAAATCGTTCCACTGACCCATCATCAGCAATTGACCCCCCCTGACGTATTCAAATTCCTAGGATGTTTTTAGCATTTAGTGTATGTATTATTGTGTATACTATAAGATGAGTTTGGAAGTTTCTGTGAATGTCGAACGAATAACtaataaaaacaactttttctaaaataaaatcaaccgACTCTAGAAAAAGTTTGACTTTAAATGCAAAGGAATCATTATGCAGGATTTTCGTGGAAATTTTACAACGTCCGCAATGAAGTTGAACTAGCAGGAAAGTTCCATACACAAAATGTGAAATGCCCTATACAGCTCATATGGCAGTAGAGTTATTAACAAAATATCAAGTCAGGcacagaaatttctttttcacaggTACTAATTAGACAAGAATTTCACACAGTGTAGTGTATGGTGTAAATCTGAGCTGTGACcatagaaaattaatttaatggtATTAATTATGGTATTCAATGTCTCGGGAATCAATTGGTCGATGTATTCGCTTTACTTGAAATGTTACCGATTCTATTCACGGTCGATTATCTAAACCCTATGTCATAAAAAATAAGCGCTATGAATGTTTCTCGATCTCATGTGAAATTAACCGCTCGGGTGGTTCTACAGAATTGCTTGGTCCTTCGATTAAAAGTTTTGATAGCGTTTAATACGAGGGCATATCGTCATCAAtgccatgttttttttatcgattgttattttttccgtCCGTTTATTCGTATAAATACCGTCCGTCCGGTTGTCTACTGTCATCAGTTGCTCATTCCGCCCGATTCCGGCAATACGAAAATAAGAGCTCCTCTTgcaaaaatattaaacatCTCATCATGGTGAAATTTACTGTAGGTTCATAATGGGATCTCAAATTCGAATTTGTTTAACGATGGATCTATTGGCTTAAGCTGCACTTTTGTCttttgtgtttgaatatttttcaggtTGCCTTAGTCCTTGTCTTATTCGCGACTGTCACTTTGGCCAATTCTCCGTCGTACAACGGGAACTGGAAGGGAACCTACGGACCTTATGGTGAGACATTTCCCAAAGGTAGCTACGAATACGACCAACCTTCTCCTTATGAATACCGCGGAAAACCAAACTACGTCCCCCCTCAATACGGCAGCCGCAGCCTCCCATCTTATGGCTACAACAAATACGAGACACCTAAATCTTACGGCAGCTACTACTCACCCAGCTACTGATCATCTAAATTGTCGACCTAACTTTATCCCTCCAATATTCCCTTTGTGTTAAACACGAGCCCTTTCGTATCAGTGCACAATTCAATAATTCTCTGCGTGATTGTAATACAATGATACCGTTTagccacagacaaagttgtgaggtacaaaaccgAGCCTTAAGTCGTTCTACAAATGAGTTATCGTAGTCCGTAGTACTACGTCACGATTTAAACCAACTCCACCAAACAGTcacaaaggaagaatagagataaatgtttcctaccttacagcctgggaaatacagccaggcatccacaagtgGTCCATCCACTGAAGAGTTGACTCCACCAGGTGGAATAAGGGCCTCAGACTCGTGAatacactcacatgggtgtacacgaggacagaggggatttaaagaaatgggaaaaagagagacgtAACTTGGCCGACATTGGTAATTTCTCCATTCAAACAGGATGCTGttaatctaaataaaaaaatttttaacgggttaggaaattgaaaataagaagttctttttttttctcattgacGCCTACAAATGCTGAGGATGAAGGTGGAGTCTGCCAAGCATGAGATTAAAATTTCGACTGTGATGGTCTTTAACTTGATTTCTTCAGATTAATGGGCGGAGAAGAACACGACTTGGAATATACTGTGTGAAAACACTTATTACCACAAAGGACGCAAGAGCCCCATCAAATTGATAATGATTCCATCCTTGACAAAATCTGTGCTAAGGCGTGTCCACGTGTGATATAGGAGTAAAACCTAAAAAATGACAATAACGTACgatcaaacacaaaaacacgTAAATAGACAAATTATAATTGCTGTAATACCGTGACATCAATTACGTGCGATATTtacgattttttgtttctgccaCGGACTCGCCAGTTCCGCACGCGAGAGCTGGGAAAAGTGTGAAAGACGAaatcacgattttttttttttcggtcaaTGTTGTAAAATAATCAACTAAACGGCTTACCCGTCTACGGTCAGTTTCTTCGGTTACACCCAAGGTTGGACGGCCAACAGGTTTTTCTACTATAAATACCTGAAGTCTCCTAGTCCACTATCATCAGTTGCTCATTCCAGCAATTCGACCATAACAGCTCCTGTTTTAGAAACAAAGCAACATTAATAATCACAACATGGTCAAATTCACTGTAAgtctaaaatttaatttcatttaaaaattagctattaatttttattcgtaTGATTCTAATGTTCAATG encodes the following:
- the LOC124313386 gene encoding putative eggshell protein, producing MAKFATALVFVALAAFAMADGPYSYERPYESYGEKKGYDASPDSYHKKDSYGYGASHDDYGYNKKPSHYEAVPYYSGKKDYYTSPYDYNKKDSYGYDAPFPVTYYKPSTGYESPSYGYSKYEKPKSYGGYSPSY